The Roseimicrobium gellanilyticum sequence TTTTGTTCCTACTGCATCACAGACAAGTGCCAGACATGAGACGTTTTTTGGAGGGAGCCATATGAATGCCATGAGCCGAAATTCCCTGCGCTGGATGTGTATCCTTGCGTCGTTGTGGTGCCTTGCAGCGCATCCGTCGATGCGTGCCCAGCAGCCTTCGGACAAGGTGATTGTCATTCGGGGCTCGGACACTCTGGGGGCGAAGCTGATACCCCAGTGGGCGGAAGGATTTAGAAAAGCGGGAGCAAAAGTGTCCTTCGATATTGCCGCAGAGGGCTCCACCACAGCGTTCACCAATCTGGCAGACAAGACGTGCCGGATTGGCATGTCGAGCCGGAGAGTGACGCCAGAGGAGACTGAAATGCTGAAGAAGGCTGGTGTGCAGGTGCAAGAGATTGAGGTGGCGCGTGATCAGATAGTAATCGCATTGAATGCCGAGAACCCCATCTCCGCGCTGTCGAAGGAACAGGTGGAGAAGCTTTTCACCGGTGACATCTTGAACTGGTCTGAGCTCGGTGGTGATGATGTTCCTGTTCGCATCGCCACGCGAAATTCGTCTTCTGGCGCCTACAAGGATTTCAAAGTTCTGGCCATGAACGGACGGGACTATGGCGCCAACCGCATTTTGGACACCGATCCACCTTCGCTGCAAGTCGCCGGACAGCGGGGGGGCATTGCGTATTTGGGATTCGCCTATGCGAAAGCCAAGGGCATCAAGGTCGTCCCCATCGATGGAGTTCAACCCGGGCGGGCAGGGGGGGCGCCACCCTATCCCTATGAACGGGCTGCATATCTTTACGTGTCCTTGGAAGCGACTCCGATCGAGCGTGAGTTTCTGGAATTCATCAAGACGCCCCTCGGGAATAAGATTTCGGAGGTTGTGGGTTTTTTTCCTCCCGTGACCAAGAAGTGAATCGTGGAAAGCACCGCGCGGTTGTGACGTTGAGACAGCCATGCTCATGCGCGCATTCCTGTTCGTGATCCACGGTGTGCTTTTCGCCACGGCTGGTTTCTCTGCCGATGCAAAGGCGACAACCGCGCGCCCCAACATCCTCTTTGTCATCAGCGATGACCAGGGCTGGCCGGATCTGGGATGCATCGGCAGC is a genomic window containing:
- a CDS encoding PstS family phosphate ABC transporter substrate-binding protein — translated: MSRNSLRWMCILASLWCLAAHPSMRAQQPSDKVIVIRGSDTLGAKLIPQWAEGFRKAGAKVSFDIAAEGSTTAFTNLADKTCRIGMSSRRVTPEETEMLKKAGVQVQEIEVARDQIVIALNAENPISALSKEQVEKLFTGDILNWSELGGDDVPVRIATRNSSSGAYKDFKVLAMNGRDYGANRILDTDPPSLQVAGQRGGIAYLGFAYAKAKGIKVVPIDGVQPGRAGGAPPYPYERAAYLYVSLEATPIEREFLEFIKTPLGNKISEVVGFFPPVTKK